In the Sebastes fasciatus isolate fSebFas1 chromosome 20, fSebFas1.pri, whole genome shotgun sequence genome, one interval contains:
- the LOC141758940 gene encoding neoverrucotoxin subunit alpha-like, translated as MDSDHMDVAALGRPFTLGMLYDARREALIPGLTLWDGATLQEKTTENPQKSSAFKISTSDSIESKSSLLDVKASLQASFLSGLIENEGSAKYLNDHKKYKNQSRVTCRYKATTSFKQLSMVDILTLDHHQTEVIEKGLATHVVTGILYGANAFFVFDSEKLEASSVQDIQGSMKAVIKKIPTFNVEAEAGIKLSDEEKSLTEKCSCKFFGDFILDSNPTTYRDAVKTFADLPKRLGEKGENGVPLKVWLMPLKNLYPKAAELMCEISGGIVKKMQNALEGLREMQMRCNDSLEDTVVEDFPMIREELRTFQKLCSDYASNLQQNMAEKLPSIRDGEEDESSLRQLFEDRDKTPFSHEKLSKWLDQKEREINVIRSCVDAMEGTKIVLSQSELDREVLAPGVERTLCFVFTSMARGDTYLDGMADYLDSPKLGSTNEGQWYFSPEVVTKMREKAKAFHELAKVQKNNKRLRFFIAVITNEKHTGATIYHYKDGNLVSEDFSKPSKPVVPPEKITDKRDLIRYACDLTLDPNTANGYLTLSEGNKKATVAAWQYYPDHPDRFDKKTQVLCKEGLTGLHYWEVEWSDSLPVSVYAAVAYNGIVRKGNGYDTSFGDNTISWAVGRKGLAVRVWHNGWLKEYPGGCTRVGVYLDWSAGTLSFYSVLSNTLEHIYTFHTKFTEPVYPGLYAFNYGNYAYLRPVE; from the exons GTTTGACGTTGTGGGATGGTGCAACTCTACAAGAGAAGACAACTGAAAACCCTCAGAAAAGCAGTGCATTTAAAATTTCTACATCTGACTCCATTGAATCCAAGTCCTCTTTGCTGGATGTTAAGGCTTCTCTGCAGGCCAGTTTCCTGAGTGGACTGATTGAAAACGAAGGATCTGCCAAGTATCTGAATGATCATAAGAAATACaagaatcagagcagagtgacgTGTCGGTACAAAGCTACTACCAGCTTCAAACAGCTGTCAATGGTTGACATCCTAACCTTGGACCACCACCAAACGGAGGTTATTGAGAAGGGCTTGGCAACACATGTAGTCACAGGCATCCTTTATGGGGCAAatgctttctttgtgtttgaCAGTGAGAAGTTGGAAGCCAGCAGCGTTCAGGACATCCAGGGcagcatgaaagctgtgataaAGAAGATCCCCACATTTAATGTTGAGGCAGAAGCTGGCATCAAGCTGTCTGATGAAGAAAAATCCCTGACTGAGAAATGTTCCTGCAAATTCTTCGGAGACTTCATTCTTGACAGCAACCCTACAACATATAGAGATGCAGTGAAGACCTTCGCAGACCTTCCAAAGCGACTGGGAGAAAAGGGAGAGAACGGTGTTCCACTGAAGGTCTGGCTGATGCCACTGAAGAATTTGTATCCCAAAGCTGCCGAGCTGATGTGTGAGATCAGCGGTGGAATAGTGAAGAAGATGCAGAATGCTCTAGAAGGTTTAAGGGAAATGCAAATGAGATGCAACGATTCTCTGGAAGACACAGTGGTAGAGGATTTTCCAATGATTCGAGAAGAGTTGCGCACTTTCCAAAAATTGTGCAGTGACTATGCATCTAACCTCCAGCAGAACATGGCAGAGAAACTTCCCTCCATCCGTGATGGTGAAGAAGATGAGAGCTCACTGAGACAACTCTTTGAAGACCGAGACAAGACACCATTCAGTCATGAAAAACTGAGCAAGTGGCTggatcagaaagagagagaaatcaacGTCATCAGATCCTGTGTAGATGCCATGGAGGGAACAAAGATTGTCCTAAGTCAGTCCGAGCTGGACAGAGAGGTTCTTGCTCCAGGTGTAGAGCgtactctgtgttttgttttcacctCCATGGCAAGGGGTGATACCTACCTTGATGGGATGGCCGACTACTTGGACTCACCTAAATTAGGAAGTACCAATGAAGGCCAGTGGTACTTCTCACCTGAAGTTGTAAccaaaatgagagaaaaagccAAAGCTTTCCATGAGCTTGCCAAAGTACAGAAGAACAACAAGAGGTTGCGTTTCTTCATAGCAGTTATAACAAATGAGAAACACACAGGAGCAACCATCTACCATTACAAGGACGGCAATCTGGTCAGTGAAGATTTTTCAAAGCCTTCAAAGCCTGTCGTCCCTCCTGAGAAGATCACAGACAAAAGAGATCTGATCAGGT ATGCCTGTGATCTCACcctggacccaaacactgcaaaTGGCTACCTCACTCTGTCTGAGGGAAACAAGAAGGCAACAGTTGCAGCATGGCAGTATTATCCTGATCACCCAGACAGGTTTGATAAAAAAACTCAGGTGTTGTGCAAAGAGGGCTTAACTGGGCTCCATTACTGGGAGGTAGAGTGGAGTGATTCACTTCCAGTATCTGTTTATGCAGCTGTTGCATACAACGGAATTGTAAGAAAGGGAAACGGTTATGACACTAGTTTTGGAGATAATACCATATCGTGGGCTGTTGGCCGGAAAGGACTCGCTGTTAGGGTATGGCATAATGGTTGGTTAAAGGAATATCCTGGGGGCTGCACAAGAGTTGGGGTGTATCTGGATTGGTCTGCTGGCACTCTGTCCTTCTACTCTGTCCTCTCTAACACACTGGAGCACATCTACACCTTTCACACCAAATTCACTGAGCCTGTTTACCCAGGCCTCTATGCTTTTAACTATGGCAACTATGCGTACCTGCGTCCAGTTGAGTAA